AGTATTATTTAACCGATAAGCCGAAAACATTAACCGAAACAGTGCAGCAATGGCGCAGGTTTGGGCCTCGTTATATCCCAATCCCACACCCCAGTCCGCGCAATAATATTTGGCTTAGTCGTAATCCATGGTTTGAAGATGAGTTACTTAGCGACATTCGTCCACGCATTGCGAATGCGTTAGCCTAAACGTGGTGTTTTTTGATCTACTGTATTTATCTACTGTCTTGAACTACTATATTTAAATACTGTCTTGAATTAGTACTCAGTTATTTTTAAGTTATTGTTTTTGATTAATAAAGTCGATAGCGCTTTTATCTAAGCAGCGTTTAGACAAATAAGTCGTGGTTTTTTGCAGTTTAATTAACAAGCCCGCATCGGTTTCAGTAATTCGATAAATATCAGTCCACAAAATCTGTTGATTAACATGCAGCGACTGACTACTGATACCATTATCATCTATTGTAAGATTGACATGCTCACCTGCCGCTTTACTCATCATTTGACGCCATAACCACCAGGTTTTATTAAAACGAATACTCAAAAACTCTACCACGGCTAAGCCAATAAAAAAGTAACCTAAATAGTAGGTTTCTTTGGTGCTCATTGATGTTGGGCTTAGAGTGTCGAGCATTAAAATAGCCAAACCAACCAGTGCAAAAATGGCGGTTTTAATAAAACGT
The nucleotide sequence above comes from Shewanella sp. Arc9-LZ. Encoded proteins:
- a CDS encoding YcxB family protein — protein: MSQAFSYTAEYVLDKSYFEECYLQSIHPSTSPKRFIKTAIFALVGLAILMLDTLSPTSMSTKETYYLGYFFIGLAVVEFLSIRFNKTWWLWRQMMSKAAGEHVNLTIDDNGISSQSLHVNQQILWTDIYRITETDAGLLIKLQKTTTYLSKRCLDKSAIDFINQKQ